Proteins encoded together in one Quercus lobata isolate SW786 chromosome 3, ValleyOak3.0 Primary Assembly, whole genome shotgun sequence window:
- the LOC115980638 gene encoding peptidyl-prolyl cis-trans isomerase 1-like has product MATNPKVFFNMTIGGQHVGRIIIELYADMVPHTAENFRALWTSEKRAGRSGRPLHYKGSSFHCVITRFMCQGGDFTTRNGTGGESIYGAKFADENFLKKHTSPRVLSMANASPETNRSQFFISTAKTRWLNGKHILFSQIIEDMDLVHKVNEMKWEKEAPRCCIMPGKIA; this is encoded by the exons ATGGCTACCAACCCTAAGGTCTTCTTCAACATGACCATCGGTGGCCAACATGTTGGTCGTATCATCATAGAGCTCTATGCCGACATGGTTCCCCACACCGCCGAGAACTTCCGAGCTCTCTGGACCAGCGAGAAGCGCGCCGGCCGCTCCGGCAGGCCACTCCACTACAAGGGCTCATCATTCCACTGCGTGATCACTAGGTTTATGTGCCAGGGAGGTGACTTCACCACAAGAAACGGCACTGGAGGTGAGTCGATCTATGGCGCCAAGTTTGCTGACGAGAACTTCCTGAAGAAGCACACCAGCCCTAGAGTCCTCTCCATGGCCAATGCTAGTCCCGAAACCAACAGATCTCAATTCTTCATCAGCACCGCCAAGACCAGGTGGCTCAACGGAAAGCACATCTTGTTCAGCCAGATCATCGAGGACATGGA TTTGGTCCACAAAgtaaatgaaatgaaatgggAGAAAGAGGCTCCAAG GTGCTGTATCATGCCTGGAAAAATTGCATAA
- the LOC115979716 gene encoding TMV resistance protein N-like, with the protein MALLTNKRASSSSFTQRSKYDVFLSFRGEDTRNDFTSNLNGILRHNGINTFMDDELQRGEKISIELFEAIESSKISIIVFSKNYATSTWCLDELVKILECKKSGQVVFPVFYKIDPSEVRSQKGKFGEALAKHEANFMYDTNKVQRWRAALNEAGNLSGWHYKNED; encoded by the exons ATGGCTCTTCTAACTAATAAACGAGCCTCCTCTTCGTCTTTCACCCAACGATCTAAATATGATGTGTTCTTGAGTTTCAGAGGAGAAGATACCCGCAATGATTTTACTAGCAATTTGAATGGTATTTTGCGTCATAATGGTATTAACACCTTCATGGACGATGAGCTCCAAAGAGGGGAGAAAATTTCTATTGAACTTTTCGAAGCTATTGAAAGTTCAAAGATTTCGATAATTGTATTCTCAAAAAACTATGCAACTTCCACTTGGTGTTTGGATGAActtgtcaaaattcttgagtGTAAAAAGAGTGGCCAAGTGGTGTTTCCtgttttttacaagatagatcCGTCAGAAGTACGTAGCCAAAAGGGAAAGTTTGGAGAAGCATTGGCAAAACATGAAGCAAATTTCATGTATGACACGAACAAGGTGCAAAGATGGAGGGCCGCCCTAAATGAAGCTGGCAATTTATCTGGTTGGCATTACAAAAATGA GGATTAG